A window of the Nyctibius grandis isolate bNycGra1 chromosome 9, bNycGra1.pri, whole genome shotgun sequence genome harbors these coding sequences:
- the NEMP2 gene encoding nuclear envelope integral membrane protein 2, translating into MDVIQKQDENCYCYVQNRTIHLQYIWSALQVKVNSTEMFRFEPISEKSNCRNSETVFEFAACAVRIFRKPETSTETFISIKQYGEDICFKIQPFKTQLYTVSVKREMLDGKLLFFFVAGIFLFHFANSLSRSTRFFYLCGIILGVLALLVFVLLTLKRFIPRHSTFWILMSGCWMSSLYFIYCFKENMQWLWSEHRNYLLGYFLAVGIASFATCYQHGPLTTELSITLFTWTLQLTAFVLIYCGVTIPQVAYAVIAVSLCSKGLGYPLGAACHVGRKMKNHFKSKKLVFKCLTEEEYREQGETETIRALEELRSFCRNPDFPSWLAVSKLQSPHRFAGFVLGSPHVSPTETKAHDEQYGIGSFFLEEQLFETRAESEQDDTANSIREGDEEDEDEVHKQISFPYATELL; encoded by the exons ATGGATGTTATCCAGAAACAGGATGAAAACTGTTACTgctatgtgcaaaacagaaCCATTCACTTACAGTACATTTGGTCAGCTCTGCAG GTAAAAGttaacagcacagaaatgttCAGGTTTGAGcccatttcagaaaaaagcaaTTGTCGTAATTCAGAAACTGTTTTTGAGTTTGCTGCGTGTGCTGTCCGAATCTTCCGGAAACCAGAGACATCTACAGAAACTTTCATAAGCATAAAACAGTACGGAGAGgatatttgtttcaaaatacagcCCTTCAAAACCCAACTGTACACTGTGAGTGTGAAACGAGAAA TGCTAGATGGAaagctcttgtttttctttgtagctggaatttttctgttccattttgcaAACAGCCTGAGCAG GAGTACCAGGTTCTTTTACCTTTGTGGAATAATACTGGGTGTTCTTGCTCTGCTAGTCTTTGTCCTGTTGACACTTAAAAGGTTTATTCCAAGG CACAGTACCTTCTGGATCTTAATGAGTGGCTGCTGGATGTcctctctttattttatttactgtttcaaAGAGAATATGCAGTGGTTGTGGTCGGAACACAGAAACTACTTGTTGG GGTATTTTCTGGCTGTTGGAATTGCCAGCTTTGCCACTTGCTATCAGCACGGACCGCTTACCACTGAACTGAGCATAACCTTGTTCACGTGGACGCTACAATTAACAGCCTTTGTCTTGATTTATTGTGGTGTCACCATACCTCAAGTTGCATATGCAGTAATAGCAGTCAGCCTCTGTTCAAAAGGCCTGGGCTACCCCCTTGGTGCTGCTTGTCACGTAGGCAG AAAAATGAAGAACCACTTTAAATCAAAAAAGTTAGTGTttaaatgccttactgaagagGAGTATCGAGAACAAGGTGAAACAGAAACGATCAGAGCTCTGGAGGAGCTACGCTCATTCTGTAGGAACCCTGACTTCCCATCATGGTTAGCTGTATCCAAACTCCAGTCCCCACACAG GTTTGCAGGTTTTGTTCTGGGATCTCCTCACGTCTCACCTACAGAAACAAAGGCGCATGATGAGCAATACGGCATTGGGAGCTTCTTCCTGGAAGAGCAGCTCTTTGAGACAAGGGCAGAATCTGAGCAAGATGATACAGCCAATTCCATCCGTGAAGGAgatgaggaggatgaagatgaaGTGCATAAACAAATTTCATTTCCATACGCTACTGAGTTGCTCTGA
- the MFSD6 gene encoding major facilitator superfamily domain-containing protein 6 — protein MAADDKVAILTDDEEEQKRKYVLADPFNGISKDQDLPPQNESPSTEATTVPDEELDWLEKHCVKINNDLLISKVFYFFFYSAYGSLYPLLPVYYKQLGMTPSQSGLLVGIRYFIEFCSAPFWGVVADRFKKGKIVLLFSLLCWVLFNLGIGFVRPATLRCVPKGLPPAHPTNASSLLTLPQNASMSSPLITVSTASPKVRGKRDLITSRPVTLETTGTANPEITFLLPTQSNDVEFVLENGTHSILKNTTTSSVSLGNATPSTTPAAITTKPMPSDQAVLVYDQQEVEAIFLLILLVVIIGEFFSASSVTIVDTVTLQYLGKHRDRYGLQRMWGSLGWGLAMLSVGIGIDYTHTEVVIEGQGCKAPEYKNYRIVFIVFGVLMTMALIVATQFRFHYAHFKQEENKRKEVEISQVDRNASNESSDNTPTSLSQSQSFSFWDLIKLLCSIQYSSVLFVAWFMGFGYGFVFTFLYWHLEDLNGTTTLFGVCSVLSHVSELTAYFFSHKLIELVGHIRVLYIGLACNTARYIYISYLENAWTVLPMEVLQGVTHAAIWAACISYLSAAVPPELRTSAQGILQGLHLGLGRGCGAMVGGVLVNYFGPAATFRGIGMACLVILLLFALIQWLLVPDEEEEKTMLAERIPVPSSPVPIATIDLVQQHSEDIMPRTEPRLPLKKTKHQEEQEDVNKPAWGISSSPWVTLAYAVYQIKEMVKLSKTNPTPENQPLQKINENCSASSASSASQPQNPADPGQSRNCSAPTPTATSDSRADGNGVVSDHDAQPAAAGP, from the exons ATGGCAGCTGATGATAAGGTTGCCATTCTAACTGACGATGaagaagaacagaagagaaagtatGTGCTTGCTGATCCTTTCAATGGCATTTCCAAGGATCAAGACTTGCCACCCCAGAATGAATCCCCTTCGACGGAGGCAACCACTGTCCCAGATGAAGAGCTAGATTGGTTAGAGAAGCACTGCGTGAAAATAAACAACGATCTTCtgatctcaaaggtcttttattttttcttctattctgCATATGGCTCGCTCTACCCCTTGCTGCCTGTGTATTACAAGCAGCTGGGTATGACACCCAGTCAGAGCGGACTTCTGGTGGGCATCAGGTACTTTATAGAGTTTTGCAGTGCTCCTTTCTGGGGAGTGGTGGCAGATCGCTTCAAGAAAGGGAAGATCGTCCTCCTCTTTTCGCTTCTGTGCTGGGTTTTATTTAACCTGGGGATTGGATTTGTTAGACCAGCCACCTTACGATGTGTACCAAAGGGCCTTCCCCCCGCACACCCCACCAATGCAAGCAGCCTTTTAACACTTCCGCAAAATGCCTCGATGTCGTCTCCGCTAATCACAGTGAGTACTGCATCCCCAAAAGTTCGTGGGAAGAGAGACCTGATCACTTCCAGACCAGTCACTTTGGAAACAACAGGGACAGCTAATCCTGAAATAACATTCCTGTTACCTACGCAGAGCAATGATGTGGAGTTTGTCTTGGAAAACGGTACCCATTCTATTTTGAAAAACACCACCACTAGCTCTGTCTCGCTAGGGAACGCGACTCCAAGTACCACCCCAGCTGCCATCACCACAAAGCCGATGCCTTCTGACCAAGCTGTGCTCGTTTATGATCAACAAGAAGTAGAAGCCATCTTTCTACTCATTCTGCTGGTTGTCATAATAGGAGaatttttcagtgcttcctCTGTTACTATTGTGGACACCGTAACACTGCAGTACCTCGGCAAACACAGGGACCGGTATGGATTGCAGCGTATGTGGGGGTctctgggctgggggctggccaTGCTCTCTGTGGGAATCGGCATTGACTATACCCATACAGAAGTTGTCATTGAAGGTCAAGGATGTAAAGCTCCTGAGTACAAGAACTACAGGAtagttttcattgtttttgGTGTTCTGATGACAATGGCATTAATTGTGGCTACCCAGTTTCGATTTCATTACGCGCACTTCaagcaagaggaaaacaagagaaaagaggTAGAAATCTCACAGGTGGACAGAAATGCCTCCAACGAATCCTCCGATAACACTCCTACAAGTCTGAGCCAGTCACAGTCTTTCAGTTTTTGGGACCTAATAAAACTGTTGTGTAGTATCCAGTACAGCTCAGTGCTCTTCGTGGCGTGGTTCATGGGGTTTGGATATGGCTTTGTGTTCACCTTTCTTTACTGGCACTTGGAAGACCTGAACGGCACCACCACTCTCTTTGGAGTTTGTTCTGTGCTCAGTCATGTGTCTGAGCTGACTGCCTACTTCTTCAGCCACAAATTGATTGAATTGGTTGGTCATATCAG AGTGCTCTATATTGGTCTTGCCTGTAATACAGCTCGATACATTTACATCTCGTACCTGGAAAACGCCTGGACTGTTCTTCCGATGGAAGTACTTCAAG GTGTCACGCATGCAGCTATATGGGCAGCTTGTATTTCGTACCTTAGCGCGGCAGTGCCTCCGGAGCTGAGAACGTCAGCCCAGGGAATCCTGCAAGGTCTCCACTTGGGTCTGGGCAGAGGATGCGGGGCTATGGTTGGAGGGGTTTTGGTCAATTACTTCG GTCCTGCTGCCACATTCAGAGGAATAGGGATGGCTTGTTTAGTGATTCTTCTTCTGTTTGCACTGATCCAGTGGCTGTTGGTTCCTGATGAAGAAGAAG AAAAGACAATGCTGGCGGAAAGGATCCCAGTGCCTTCCAGTCCTGTTCCCATAGCAACTATTGACCTTGTGCAACAGCACTCGGAAGATATCATGCCTCGGACTGAGCCCAGACTCCCTCTAAAGAAAACTAAACACCAAGAAGAGCAAGAGGATGTGAACAAGCCTGCCTGGGGCATCAGCTCTTCTCCTTGGGTCACTTTGGCTTATGCTGTCTACCAGATAAAAGAGATGGTTAAACTATCCAAAACCAATCCAACTCCTGAGAATCAGCCTTTGCAG AAAATCAATGAGAATTGCAGTGCTTCATCAGCCAGCTCAGCCAGTCAACCCCAAAATCCGGCAGATCCTGGGCAGTCCAGAAATTGTTCAGCACCGACACCTACAGCAACATCAGATTCCCGAGCAGATGGCAACGGCGTCGTGTCGGATCATGATGctcagcctgctgctgcagggccctGA